The Nitrospinaceae bacterium genome includes a window with the following:
- a CDS encoding MarR family transcriptional regulator has product MFYMRELPTRDLLDAVGQVFPELDPTAVEACYFLLRTGTDVLTAFDENLSRYNISQSRFIVLLLLKRLELREVPDGDISPSKLAELAGVSRGTMTGLLSGLERDGLIERKLYSGDRRRFSILMTEKGKKTLDNIFPEYYNRIAGLMSGLNEEERLTLIKLLNKVKDGVPSLRISNGQT; this is encoded by the coding sequence ATGTTTTATATGCGTGAGCTTCCCACCAGGGATCTGCTCGACGCCGTGGGCCAAGTGTTTCCGGAACTCGATCCCACGGCTGTCGAGGCGTGTTATTTTCTTCTGCGTACGGGAACAGATGTTCTCACGGCGTTCGATGAAAACCTCTCCCGCTATAATATCTCTCAGTCTCGATTTATCGTGCTCTTGCTTCTCAAGCGCCTTGAGCTACGCGAGGTCCCTGATGGCGACATAAGCCCCTCGAAACTCGCCGAGCTGGCGGGCGTAAGCCGAGGAACCATGACAGGGCTTCTCTCCGGCCTTGAGCGTGACGGTTTAATCGAGCGTAAACTCTATAGTGGTGACCGCCGGAGATTTTCTATACTCATGACCGAAAAGGGCAAGAAAACGCTCGATAATATATTTCCCGAATACTACAACCGCATCGCGGGATTGATGTCGGGTCTTAACGAGGAGGAAAGACTCACGCTGATAAAACTCTTGAACAAAGTAAAAGACGGGGTGCCCTCGTTGCGAATTTCTAACGGACAAACATAA
- the proC gene encoding pyrroline-5-carboxylate reductase, whose amino-acid sequence MGSERIAVIGGGNMGEALAGGMVSAGYASQESIIVAEPFEARREYLVSKGYRTVASGPEAVREAEVVLFAVKPQILGEVLESLKEDVTAEKLLVSIVAGATTTRFTDIFGNDARIVRVMPNTPALVGAGAAAVCAGGAASEEDLATARVMLESVGLAVEVPESQMDAVTGLSGSGPAYVFQFIEAMADGGVCAGLPRDKALMLAAQTVQGAARMVLELNEHPGRLKDMVASPGGTTIAGLHAMEKGGLRAAVIDAIMAATNRSAELGKG is encoded by the coding sequence ATGGGCTCGGAGCGTATCGCCGTTATCGGCGGTGGAAACATGGGTGAGGCACTTGCTGGCGGGATGGTGTCCGCAGGCTACGCCTCTCAGGAGAGCATTATTGTTGCTGAGCCCTTTGAGGCCCGTCGTGAGTATCTCGTCTCGAAGGGATACCGAACGGTTGCCAGCGGCCCCGAGGCCGTTCGAGAGGCTGAAGTAGTGCTTTTCGCCGTCAAACCCCAGATTCTGGGCGAGGTTCTAGAATCCCTCAAAGAAGATGTGACGGCGGAAAAACTGCTTGTTTCTATCGTCGCGGGAGCCACGACCACTCGTTTTACAGACATTTTCGGAAATGATGCCCGGATCGTCCGTGTGATGCCTAATACGCCTGCCCTTGTCGGGGCCGGTGCGGCTGCGGTGTGTGCCGGAGGGGCAGCGAGCGAGGAGGATCTCGCCACCGCCCGGGTAATGCTCGAATCAGTGGGCCTCGCGGTCGAGGTTCCCGAGTCACAGATGGATGCCGTGACAGGGCTTTCGGGCAGCGGTCCCGCCTATGTATTTCAATTCATCGAGGCGATGGCGGACGGCGGGGTTTGCGCCGGTCTTCCCCGGGACAAGGCGTTGATGCTTGCCGCCCAGACGGTGCAGGGGGCCGCGAGGATGGTGCTCGAATTGAACGAGCATCCTGGACGGCTCAAGGATATGGTGGCCTCACCAGGCGGCACCACCATTGCGGGGCTCCATGCGATGGAAAAGGGAGGCCTTCGCGCCGCAGTCATCGATGCCATCATGGCTGCCACCAATAGAAGCGCGGAGCTTGGGAAGGGTTAG
- a CDS encoding DivIVA domain-containing protein — MKMTGTDIRTQEFPKKLRGYDTLDVIAFLQFVADEVDIQNTKYGELSEENEKLSVRLKELQDKESLLEKSLQAVNELREEVKTNSKTALDHSRAESERIVAQAEEAASRILEEAEWNSRRLKDEVATLEKLRDKTLKDLAGLLRTQTTLLESEAQRLDIDISEISASSGSNIVPINKKAESEGS, encoded by the coding sequence ATGAAAATGACAGGAACGGATATTAGGACACAAGAATTTCCGAAAAAACTTCGTGGCTATGACACGCTCGACGTGATCGCTTTTCTCCAGTTCGTGGCTGACGAGGTGGATATTCAGAACACCAAATACGGAGAGTTGAGCGAGGAGAATGAGAAATTATCGGTAAGGCTCAAAGAATTGCAGGACAAGGAAAGTCTCCTTGAGAAGAGTCTTCAGGCTGTCAATGAACTGCGCGAGGAAGTGAAAACCAACTCGAAGACTGCTCTAGATCATTCCCGTGCCGAATCCGAGAGAATAGTAGCCCAGGCTGAGGAGGCGGCCTCGCGTATCCTTGAGGAGGCGGAATGGAATTCTCGTCGCCTGAAGGATGAAGTCGCCACGCTTGAGAAACTGCGGGACAAAACACTCAAAGATCTTGCCGGGCTGCTTCGCACTCAGACAACTCTTCTTGAGAGCGAGGCGCAGCGCCTCGATATCGATATTTCAGAAATTTCCGCGTCAAGTGGTTCAAACATCGTTCCGATCAATAAAAAGGCCGAGAGCGAGGGATCGTGA
- the ftsZ gene encoding cell division protein FtsZ has translation MFELEQARECRARLCVIGVGGGGGNAVNTMIASGMEDVSFVVANTDAQALEKSLATEKLQLGLDLTHGLGAGGNPEMGRKAALEDTEKLTHFIEGLDMLFVTAGMGGGTGTGAAPVLARIAKEAGILTVGVVTRPFEFEGPRRMAQAEEGITELKESVNTLITIPNQRLLGMVERTTPMKEAFKKANDVLLQACRGISDLITTPGLINLDFADVRTIMRDMGGMALMGSGTGSGENRAVIAAQNAMCSPLLEEGSIQGARGVLINISGGDDLSLFEVNEACSMIHEVAHEDANIIFGSVVDPEMGDKIRVTVIATGFGQGTAIREVPPLANESTGTDGRKLSVPAYVRAKGNRKDSSMSYQLDDDELDVPTFLRKQAD, from the coding sequence ATGTTTGAATTGGAGCAGGCCAGGGAATGCCGTGCCAGGCTTTGTGTCATCGGAGTGGGGGGCGGTGGCGGAAACGCGGTGAACACGATGATTGCCTCGGGCATGGAGGATGTCAGCTTCGTCGTGGCCAACACGGATGCACAAGCGCTTGAAAAATCGCTTGCCACGGAAAAACTCCAACTTGGCCTGGATTTGACGCACGGCCTTGGCGCGGGCGGCAACCCCGAGATGGGCCGCAAGGCGGCGCTGGAGGACACAGAGAAACTCACGCATTTCATCGAAGGGCTCGATATGTTGTTCGTCACCGCCGGGATGGGCGGCGGCACCGGCACGGGGGCGGCGCCTGTGCTGGCGCGTATTGCCAAAGAAGCCGGGATTCTCACCGTGGGCGTGGTGACACGGCCATTTGAATTCGAGGGCCCCCGGCGTATGGCTCAGGCCGAGGAGGGAATCACCGAGCTCAAGGAATCGGTCAACACACTCATTACGATTCCGAATCAACGCCTACTGGGGATGGTGGAGCGAACCACACCCATGAAAGAGGCATTCAAGAAGGCCAACGATGTTCTTCTCCAGGCGTGTCGGGGCATCTCCGATCTCATTACGACGCCGGGTTTGATAAATCTCGACTTCGCGGATGTGCGCACCATCATGCGCGACATGGGTGGCATGGCTTTGATGGGCAGCGGTACCGGCTCCGGGGAGAATCGGGCAGTTATCGCGGCGCAAAACGCGATGTGCAGCCCGCTTCTTGAGGAGGGCTCCATTCAGGGCGCTCGCGGGGTGTTGATCAATATTTCGGGCGGCGATGATTTGTCGCTGTTCGAGGTGAACGAGGCATGCTCGATGATTCACGAGGTGGCCCACGAGGACGCGAATATTATTTTCGGCTCGGTGGTTGATCCGGAAATGGGCGACAAGATTCGGGTGACTGTCATCGCAACCGGATTTGGGCAGGGCACCGCCATCAGGGAGGTTCCACCCCTGGCGAATGAGTCGACGGGAACCGACGGCAGAAAACTTTCGGTGCCCGCCTATGTCCGGGCAAAAGGAAACAGGAAAGATTCGTCGATGAGTTATCAGCTGGATGATGATGAACTCGATGTTCCGACATTTTTAAGAAAGCAGGCTGACTGA
- the pgeF gene encoding peptidoglycan editing factor PgeF has protein sequence MSHLEIHEDRGVEFLLSPLLEQCDFLRHAFSTRQGGVSELPFGSLNLGEAQGEAPECVEENRRRFFEVAGLRPARVAEVRQVHGADVVEADEIIEGEDIGADGIMSDKPGVFVAVQTADCVPVLLADPVNRVVAAVHAGRRGTEEGILENAVLRMKERYGSEAKNLIAALGPGISGQCYEVGAECIPPFRQRYPDWREFCLQVTAEKWLLDLPKAVSLQLGSAGVPEGQIGTAPHCTFSEAARFFSYRRDGAPTGRLLSIIGIV, from the coding sequence ATGAGCCATCTTGAAATTCATGAAGACAGGGGTGTCGAATTTCTCCTCTCTCCCTTGCTTGAGCAGTGCGATTTTTTGCGCCATGCGTTTAGCACCCGGCAGGGCGGGGTGAGCGAGCTGCCTTTCGGGTCGCTCAATCTGGGGGAGGCCCAAGGTGAGGCACCCGAGTGTGTCGAGGAGAATCGACGCCGTTTCTTCGAGGTGGCCGGGCTGCGGCCTGCGCGTGTTGCCGAGGTGCGGCAGGTCCATGGCGCAGACGTGGTTGAGGCCGATGAAATAATTGAGGGCGAGGATATTGGGGCGGACGGAATAATGAGCGATAAGCCCGGCGTTTTTGTGGCTGTCCAGACGGCGGACTGTGTGCCGGTATTATTGGCGGATCCGGTGAATCGCGTGGTGGCGGCAGTGCATGCCGGGCGGCGCGGGACGGAGGAGGGCATCCTTGAAAACGCCGTCCTCAGGATGAAGGAGCGCTATGGTTCTGAGGCGAAAAATTTAATAGCGGCCCTTGGGCCGGGAATTTCGGGCCAATGTTATGAAGTCGGGGCCGAGTGCATCCCGCCCTTTCGGCAAAGATATCCTGATTGGAGAGAGTTCTGCTTGCAGGTCACCGCGGAAAAATGGCTGCTCGATTTGCCCAAGGCGGTGAGTCTTCAGCTTGGCTCGGCGGGGGTGCCCGAGGGGCAGATTGGCACGGCCCCCCACTGCACTTTTTCTGAGGCCGCCCGCTTTTTTTCCTATCGCCGGGATGGTGCGCCGACCGGGCGCCTCTTGTCGATTATTGGTATCGTATAA
- a CDS encoding YggT family protein — MFIVSNFISASATLIGYVLTLYMWLIIIRALLSWVNPDPDNPIVQILYRLTEPALYAVRRRMPDIGGLDLSPIIILIAIMFLQSFLVRSLYDIANLMR, encoded by the coding sequence GTGTTTATTGTTTCCAATTTCATCAGCGCGAGTGCGACGCTCATCGGGTACGTTTTGACGCTCTACATGTGGCTCATCATCATCCGCGCGCTTCTATCGTGGGTGAATCCCGATCCCGATAATCCGATAGTCCAGATACTTTATCGCCTGACCGAGCCGGCGCTCTACGCGGTCCGCCGTCGGATGCCCGACATTGGCGGATTGGATCTGAGCCCAATCATTATTTTGATCGCAATTATGTTTCTTCAAAGTTTTCTGGTCAGAAGCCTTTATGACATCGCTAATTTAATGCGTTGA
- a CDS encoding phosphoglycerate dehydrogenase, whose protein sequence is MSKGIAWVTTPFVLNYDDPDELFRPLAEATGLEIRIDGARPQFTEEDMLKELPGVVATIAGAEPYTRRVFESAPDLKIVSRSGVGLNAIDLSAATASGVVVTNAVGQNAVSVAEHTMAILLAAARRVPWMEERFRKGAWRDVQVPMAPLMGKTIGILGFGNIGRRVARRAAAFDMKIVAYDPLENKEAAAEVGAEFLPIEEVARQADFLCCHVPLSPETQDLIDKDLLALMKPGAFVINTSRGGLVNLDAIADALDRGAIRGAALDVFTSEPPDYSHPIFSMENVVLTPHAAGRGEDAIYNTVRHAMNCITEYLAGRMPPDVANPEVFE, encoded by the coding sequence ATGTCAAAGGGCATTGCTTGGGTCACCACACCGTTTGTTTTGAACTACGATGATCCGGACGAGCTTTTTCGCCCCCTGGCCGAGGCGACCGGCCTTGAGATCCGCATAGACGGTGCTCGCCCGCAATTCACTGAAGAGGATATGCTCAAGGAGTTGCCCGGCGTGGTTGCGACCATTGCCGGCGCAGAGCCCTATACCCGCCGGGTTTTTGAAAGCGCCCCTGACTTAAAAATTGTTTCGCGCTCAGGTGTCGGCCTGAATGCCATCGATTTGTCCGCCGCCACGGCGAGCGGTGTGGTCGTCACCAATGCGGTCGGGCAAAACGCCGTTTCGGTGGCCGAGCACACGATGGCGATTCTACTGGCGGCGGCGAGGCGGGTGCCCTGGATGGAGGAGAGGTTCCGCAAGGGCGCCTGGCGGGATGTTCAGGTCCCCATGGCCCCGCTGATGGGCAAGACCATCGGTATTCTTGGGTTCGGCAACATCGGAAGACGGGTGGCGAGGCGGGCCGCCGCTTTTGATATGAAAATCGTTGCCTACGATCCCCTCGAGAATAAAGAGGCCGCCGCTGAGGTCGGAGCAGAGTTTCTTCCAATTGAAGAGGTGGCGAGACAAGCCGATTTTCTTTGCTGCCACGTTCCGCTCTCGCCTGAAACACAAGATCTTATCGACAAGGATTTGCTCGCGCTCATGAAACCGGGTGCGTTTGTTATCAACACATCACGGGGCGGGCTCGTGAATCTCGATGCGATTGCCGATGCGCTTGATCGAGGTGCTATCCGAGGCGCCGCGCTCGACGTATTTACCTCGGAGCCGCCTGATTACAGCCATCCGATTTTCTCGATGGAGAACGTGGTGCTCACACCACATGCGGCCGGGCGGGGCGAGGATGCGATTTACAACACCGTGCGCCATGCGATGAACTGCATCACGGAATACCTCGCAGGGCGCATGCCCCCGGATGTCGCCAATCCGGAAGTATTCGAATAG
- a CDS encoding thiamine pyrophosphate-binding protein — translation MSGNEELIHAGKAIADALVRENVKKVFCLPGSHVLQIYDGLRQAPSIQLVTCKMEPNISLMADAYGRISGEPGVGLTTAGPGAINSLAGVAQAYGAASPMVHLTGSVPLNASREAFHGVDNPEFTVDMFRHATKWSVRLERLEDIPAVMAKAFHIARSGRPGPVHVEFPRATDYAPFILQPERVSYPVSSSQPAEVVEPTREDVEQVAQRILDAKLPVFCAGKGVIRKGAMEELAKLSEMFSIPVVYPQDAMGVIRDDHPFAAGHYAPARQDPRFKYVMEDADLIVSIGLRADTAEVDHLEAFGPSDRILVGFDNAEDEHYSKKDEFVADPKLFMTLLLERMSKESRPPNEELKSEIARIRTEYRTAVRAHLDGSRDNVPVHPGFIIESIADWVGPDDVVVSDVGNSQMWSRYYIPIHHHESLMQSGVWNAMSFCLPSAIVAKLEYPDRNVVGISGDGAFLMTIGDFVTACEYGANVVFVVFNDGAFSQMVGQQTNLYGESYGSNFESPNFAEIATACGGFGIRVDEPGALKPALEAARASGLAAIVDVVTTFQPTPPY, via the coding sequence ATGAGTGGAAATGAGGAACTGATTCACGCAGGCAAAGCGATCGCCGATGCCCTCGTCAGGGAGAATGTTAAAAAAGTATTTTGTCTTCCCGGCTCGCACGTTCTTCAAATCTACGATGGATTGCGGCAGGCGCCATCGATCCAGCTAGTCACCTGTAAGATGGAGCCGAATATCTCTCTGATGGCGGACGCCTATGGCCGCATATCAGGAGAGCCTGGCGTCGGACTGACGACTGCCGGACCAGGGGCCATCAACTCGCTTGCTGGCGTTGCTCAGGCCTACGGCGCCGCCTCCCCGATGGTCCACCTCACGGGCTCTGTTCCCCTCAACGCCTCGCGCGAGGCGTTTCATGGCGTGGACAACCCTGAGTTCACGGTCGATATGTTTCGACACGCAACGAAGTGGAGCGTTCGCCTTGAGCGTCTTGAGGATATTCCCGCCGTCATGGCCAAGGCTTTCCACATTGCCCGGAGCGGCCGACCGGGCCCTGTGCATGTCGAGTTTCCGCGTGCTACCGACTACGCGCCTTTTATTCTACAGCCAGAGCGGGTGTCGTATCCCGTCAGCAGCTCTCAGCCGGCTGAGGTGGTCGAGCCGACGCGAGAGGATGTCGAGCAGGTGGCCCAGCGAATCCTGGACGCGAAGCTCCCCGTTTTTTGTGCGGGAAAGGGCGTGATCCGCAAAGGGGCGATGGAGGAGTTGGCCAAACTCTCGGAAATGTTTTCCATCCCGGTGGTCTATCCCCAGGATGCGATGGGCGTAATACGGGATGATCATCCCTTTGCGGCTGGACATTATGCCCCGGCGCGGCAGGACCCGCGATTTAAATATGTTATGGAAGACGCCGACCTGATTGTGTCGATAGGCCTCAGGGCGGATACCGCCGAGGTGGATCATCTTGAGGCGTTTGGGCCCTCCGATAGGATTCTCGTTGGCTTCGACAATGCTGAGGATGAGCATTATTCGAAAAAAGATGAGTTCGTGGCCGACCCAAAATTGTTCATGACGCTACTTTTGGAGCGAATGAGCAAAGAGTCCCGGCCGCCCAACGAGGAACTCAAAAGCGAGATTGCCCGAATCCGCACCGAGTATCGAACTGCCGTCCGCGCCCATCTGGACGGCTCGCGGGATAACGTTCCGGTGCATCCTGGATTTATCATCGAGTCCATTGCCGACTGGGTGGGGCCTGACGATGTGGTTGTCAGCGATGTGGGCAACAGCCAGATGTGGAGCCGCTACTATATTCCCATCCATCATCATGAATCGCTCATGCAGTCGGGCGTGTGGAACGCGATGTCGTTCTGCCTGCCGTCTGCGATTGTGGCCAAGCTTGAATACCCGGACCGAAACGTGGTGGGCATCTCGGGCGACGGGGCCTTTTTGATGACGATTGGCGATTTTGTCACTGCTTGTGAGTACGGGGCGAACGTGGTTTTCGTTGTCTTCAACGACGGCGCTTTCTCGCAGATGGTTGGCCAGCAGACGAACCTCTACGGCGAATCCTACGGGAGCAATTTTGAGAGTCCCAATTTTGCTGAAATAGCGACGGCCTGCGGCGGTTTCGGTATTCGCGTTGATGAGCCAGGCGCGCTCAAGCCTGCACTGGAGGCGGCAAGAGCCTCGGGGCTTGCTGCCATCGTCGATGTCGTCACCACGTTTCAGCCAACGCCCCCTTATTAA
- a CDS encoding YggU family protein — protein MVIPTRRGGGGVSFVVAVQPRASRAAIEGVLGEALKVRLTAPPVDGAANKQCVELLAKAFGVPKSKVVIVSGASSKRKRVRILHEDLSAIEDELAALITKAS, from the coding sequence ATCGTGATTCCCACTCGCCGCGGCGGCGGGGGGGTGAGTTTCGTGGTCGCGGTCCAGCCTCGGGCCTCGCGGGCGGCCATCGAGGGGGTGCTCGGTGAGGCCCTTAAGGTTCGCCTGACGGCGCCGCCTGTGGATGGTGCCGCAAACAAGCAGTGTGTCGAGCTACTTGCCAAAGCGTTTGGGGTGCCCAAGAGCAAGGTTGTAATTGTCTCGGGCGCAAGCTCGAAGCGAAAGAGGGTTCGAATCCTTCACGAGGATTTGTCCGCCATTGAAGACGAACTGGCGGCTCTGATAACAAAAGCCTCCTAA
- a CDS encoding YggS family pyridoxal phosphate-dependent enzyme, translating into MGFSQARYEEVLARVAAAAKKSGRQPGDVELVSVSKTQPPEVVAEAIEGGVRILGENRVQEARDKRAALDPELAARARWHLIGSLQRNKARQVPGLFDVVESVDSAALASALSERVAGSGQEPLEVFIQVNTGDEPQKGGVLPAELSPLLEEISGLASIRVVGLMCIPPLGREPEESRPHFQMLREFRDRAAESGFTSLARLSMGMSSDYEVAIEEGATSVRVGRAIFGARD; encoded by the coding sequence ATGGGGTTTAGCCAGGCGCGCTACGAGGAAGTGCTCGCGCGAGTTGCAGCGGCCGCGAAAAAATCTGGAAGACAGCCTGGGGACGTCGAACTCGTGTCGGTAAGCAAGACACAACCGCCCGAGGTCGTTGCCGAGGCCATCGAGGGCGGTGTCCGGATTTTAGGGGAAAATCGGGTGCAGGAGGCGCGGGACAAACGCGCGGCCCTTGATCCTGAACTGGCGGCCCGTGCGCGGTGGCACCTCATCGGCTCGCTCCAGCGCAACAAGGCCCGTCAGGTGCCCGGTCTTTTCGATGTGGTCGAATCGGTTGATTCTGCCGCGCTGGCATCAGCGCTTTCTGAGCGAGTGGCAGGGTCGGGCCAAGAGCCGCTTGAAGTGTTTATTCAGGTGAACACTGGTGATGAGCCGCAGAAGGGGGGGGTTCTGCCCGCCGAGCTATCGCCTCTTCTTGAGGAGATTTCCGGCCTCGCCTCAATTCGGGTGGTGGGGTTGATGTGCATCCCCCCCCTGGGCCGTGAGCCCGAGGAGAGTCGCCCCCATTTTCAGATGTTGCGGGAGTTTCGAGATCGGGCCGCCGAATCAGGTTTCACCTCGCTGGCCCGGCTTTCGATGGGAATGTCCTCTGATTATGAGGTGGCCATAGAGGAGGGGGCCACCAGCGTTCGGGTGGGGAGGGCTATTTTCGGGGCCCGCGACTAG
- the mtnA gene encoding S-methyl-5-thioribose-1-phosphate isomerase: MLEIEGNFNTLEFKDGALRLIDQRRLPEEESYVDCRTEAEVADAIRDMVVRGAPAIGVAAAYGMALAAAGSANLSQAEEVAALDAAAALLADTRPTAVNLFWAIKKMLAAIAESESTGEDLAAELLDLAHEMHREDIAICREIGDRGAALLGPDTSLLTHCNAGALATAGYGTATGVIRSGFQDGKVSRVFVDETRPFLQGARLTAWELSRDDIPVVVITDNMAAYCMQQGKIGAVVVGADRVAANGDVANKIGTYGVAILAREHKIPFYVAAPISTIDLDTPSGEGIPIEERPEEEVRQIGGKMITPEGVEVFNPAFDVTPASMVDGLITERGIVRLSKGESVTKLYDS, encoded by the coding sequence ATTTTGGAAATCGAAGGTAATTTCAACACGCTCGAATTCAAGGATGGCGCGCTCCGTCTTATTGACCAGCGCCGCCTTCCCGAGGAGGAAAGCTACGTCGATTGCCGCACCGAGGCCGAGGTGGCTGACGCCATTCGGGATATGGTGGTGCGGGGCGCCCCGGCGATTGGTGTTGCGGCGGCCTATGGAATGGCGCTCGCCGCCGCCGGTAGCGCAAATTTGTCACAGGCCGAGGAGGTAGCTGCCCTCGATGCTGCCGCCGCGCTGCTGGCGGACACCCGCCCGACGGCGGTCAATCTGTTTTGGGCGATAAAGAAAATGCTTGCGGCCATCGCCGAGAGCGAATCGACTGGAGAAGACTTGGCGGCAGAGCTTCTTGATCTCGCCCATGAAATGCACCGCGAGGATATTGCCATCTGCCGTGAGATTGGAGACCGGGGCGCGGCGCTTCTTGGGCCGGACACGAGCCTTCTTACCCACTGTAATGCCGGTGCGCTGGCTACGGCGGGCTACGGCACAGCCACCGGGGTGATACGGAGCGGATTTCAAGACGGAAAGGTGAGCCGAGTATTCGTAGATGAGACTCGCCCCTTTTTACAGGGAGCAAGACTTACCGCCTGGGAGCTATCTCGCGATGATATCCCGGTTGTGGTGATCACTGACAACATGGCGGCTTATTGTATGCAGCAGGGCAAGATCGGTGCCGTTGTTGTTGGGGCTGATCGCGTGGCGGCGAATGGCGATGTCGCGAACAAGATTGGCACCTATGGGGTGGCTATTCTTGCCCGTGAGCATAAGATTCCATTTTATGTGGCCGCTCCTATCAGCACCATTGATCTGGACACGCCAAGCGGGGAAGGGATTCCGATCGAGGAGCGTCCGGAAGAGGAAGTTCGGCAAATCGGAGGGAAAATGATCACTCCCGAGGGGGTGGAAGTGTTCAATCCGGCCTTCGATGTAACACCCGCCTCGATGGTGGACGGCCTCATCACCGAGCGGGGGATAGTTCGGTTGTCGAAGGGCGAGAGCGTCACAAAGCTATATGACTCCTAA
- a CDS encoding LLM class flavin-dependent oxidoreductase gives MPKPKVIVQLYPMLPSEDRADREKKRPLGRNKELYNKVIHDWMDIVKVADDIGVWGVSTIEHHLHSEGYEVGPNPGILNAWWASNVKNTRIGALGYVMSARDPIRVAEECAILDHISNGKFFCGVARGYQSRWTNILGQGSESVATVARYLGGKDDIRNRKMFEERVEMLLKCWTEDSVELNGEFYQAPYPIDEGIEYPAWKSARDAGAEGEIDENGRVRRISVCPPPYQDPHPPVFQAVSASADSIKFAARHGFRPTYFTKIEKMEEFSHLYVEESKKAGHNFVLGERQNMCRWIHVADSEKGYDEKLRKYDQDIYQNFYVPFFPQFPDDTSNIDWIENIKQSGIFHGGTLDQLTEQFVKAYEIVPAEFITLIWHYAQQPKDEVIYELKTFMEKVIPELEAPAGNNVTVGGVA, from the coding sequence ATGCCCAAGCCGAAAGTTATTGTTCAACTTTATCCGATGCTGCCCAGCGAGGATCGAGCGGATCGAGAAAAAAAGCGTCCTCTTGGAAGAAATAAAGAGCTTTACAACAAGGTCATTCACGACTGGATGGATATCGTGAAAGTGGCCGATGATATTGGCGTTTGGGGCGTTAGTACGATTGAACACCATCTTCACTCCGAGGGCTATGAAGTGGGCCCGAACCCGGGAATTTTAAACGCCTGGTGGGCCTCCAATGTTAAGAACACCCGCATCGGCGCCCTGGGCTACGTTATGTCGGCGCGAGATCCCATTCGTGTTGCCGAGGAGTGCGCCATTCTCGACCACATTTCCAACGGAAAATTCTTCTGTGGTGTGGCGCGCGGTTATCAATCGCGTTGGACAAATATTCTGGGGCAGGGCTCCGAATCGGTGGCGACCGTCGCCCGCTACCTGGGCGGCAAAGACGATATCCGAAACCGCAAGATGTTCGAGGAGCGGGTGGAAATGCTTCTCAAATGCTGGACAGAGGATTCTGTCGAACTGAATGGAGAATTTTATCAGGCGCCATATCCAATAGATGAGGGAATTGAGTATCCGGCCTGGAAGAGTGCTAGAGACGCAGGTGCCGAGGGGGAAATCGACGAAAATGGGCGGGTGCGGCGGATCAGTGTTTGCCCGCCTCCCTACCAGGACCCTCATCCCCCGGTTTTTCAGGCAGTTAGCGCTAGTGCCGACTCCATCAAGTTCGCGGCGCGGCATGGCTTCCGCCCCACATATTTCACGAAGATCGAAAAAATGGAGGAGTTTAGCCATCTCTATGTGGAGGAGAGCAAGAAAGCTGGCCACAATTTCGTGTTGGGCGAGCGCCAGAACATGTGCCGCTGGATCCATGTTGCGGATTCCGAAAAAGGATATGACGAGAAACTTCGCAAATACGATCAGGACATTTACCAGAATTTCTATGTCCCCTTCTTCCCACAATTCCCGGACGACACCTCGAATATTGATTGGATCGAGAACATCAAGCAAAGCGGAATTTTTCATGGTGGCACGCTCGATCAGCTGACCGAGCAGTTCGTGAAGGCCTACGAGATAGTGCCCGCCGAGTTCATCACGCTGATATGGCACTATGCCCAGCAGCCCAAGGACGAGGTGATTTATGAGCTCAAAACATTCATGGAAAAGGTCATTCCCGAGCTTGAGGCGCCAGCCGGAAATAACGTGACGGTGGGTGGCGTTGCCTAG